The Apibacter raozihei genome contains a region encoding:
- a CDS encoding alpha/beta hydrolase, giving the protein MDNARKAPDYLKDPHLSVGTKEYLKVLNSSDTPVESLPPAEARKVLEGAQSSENVNVSGIEETYKTINSNDLSIDLVVVRPEGSKEKLPVFIFIHGGGWVLGDYPTHKRLVRDLVVESGFACVFVEYSRSPEAHYPTALNQCYETALWISLHGDEINVDGTKLAIMGNSAGGNMAIGTSLKAKKNNGPEIKCQILLWPYADAETNTDSYIKYGEQRFLTTSLMTWMRDNYLSGKEEFDDIYVSPLRATHEQLKGLPPTLIEVAENDILRDAGEALGRKLDEAGVYTTTVRFNGVIHDWGLLNGFAELSPVRSLITFSAATLQKYLK; this is encoded by the coding sequence ATGGATAATGCTAGAAAGGCTCCAGATTATTTAAAAGATCCGCACCTTAGTGTAGGTACTAAAGAATATTTAAAAGTGTTAAATTCCAGCGACACACCTGTTGAATCGTTACCACCCGCTGAAGCCAGAAAAGTTTTGGAAGGCGCACAATCTTCGGAAAATGTTAATGTTTCCGGTATAGAAGAAACTTATAAGACCATTAACTCAAACGATTTATCTATTGACCTTGTTGTTGTACGTCCTGAAGGATCTAAGGAAAAATTACCCGTTTTTATATTTATACACGGAGGAGGATGGGTACTTGGAGATTATCCTACTCATAAGCGTCTGGTGCGCGATTTAGTCGTTGAATCTGGTTTTGCGTGTGTTTTTGTTGAGTATTCCAGATCGCCAGAAGCTCACTACCCAACAGCATTAAATCAATGTTATGAAACAGCTCTATGGATTTCTTTACATGGAGACGAAATTAATGTTGACGGAACTAAACTTGCTATAATGGGTAATAGTGCTGGGGGAAACATGGCTATAGGAACTAGCTTAAAAGCTAAAAAGAATAATGGTCCTGAAATTAAATGCCAAATACTTTTATGGCCTTATGCAGATGCTGAAACAAATACTGATTCATATATAAAGTACGGAGAACAAAGATTTTTAACAACTTCCCTTATGACATGGATGAGAGATAATTATCTTTCAGGAAAAGAGGAGTTTGATGATATTTATGTTTCTCCTTTGAGAGCTACCCACGAACAATTAAAGGGATTACCACCCACTTTAATTGAAGTTGCGGAAAATGATATTTTAAGGGATGCAGGTGAAGCTTTGGGTCGTAAGCTGGACGAAGCAGGTGTATATACTACCACTGTACGTTTCAACGGAGTAATTCATGATTGGGGACTGTTAAACGGCTTTGCTGAGTTATCTCCGGTAAGAAGCTTAATAACCTTTTCAGCTGCAACATTACAAAAATATCTTAAGTAA